One genomic segment of Drosophila melanogaster chromosome 3L includes these proteins:
- the CG6497 gene encoding uncharacterized protein, isoform A: MELWQKLRVQFNDFFHANYPYIALYSGLGVAVTAYLHYQWSVHHYDLMYWKRLAEVFSQDIDCIQLAILLLIFAINAIFVFIILSVYLRPALDNGSEMSLLEIKDRYARFILLRLIARLDRIQSKISAKRKSLTFQHYVRAHTNMVKAVAVFRKDARKLILPNESEILMPIEDIYGVADDEERLLRRSGYYKLIIDTTDETVKSLFNAKLEEILFPTS; encoded by the coding sequence ATGGAGCTGTGGCAGAAGCTACGAGTGCAGTTTAATGACTTCTTCCACGCGAACTACCCGTACATAGCGCTCTACAGCGGACTGGGCGTGGCAGTAACAGCCTACTTGCACTACCAATGGAGCGTGCACCACTACGACCTCATGTACTGGAAGCGTTTGGCGGAGGTCTTCTCGCAGGACATCGACTGCATCCAGCTGGCTATACTGCTCTTGATCTTCGCGATCAACGCCATTTTCGTATTCATCATCCTGAGCGTCTATCTGCGCCCAGCCCTCGACAATGGCAGTGAGATGTCCTTGCTGGAGATCAAGGATCGCTATGCCCGGTTCATACTGCTCCGCCTGATAGCCCGTCTCGATCGCATACAGTCGAAGATCTCAGCGAAGCGTAAGAGCCTCACCTTCCAGCACTATGTGAGGGCACACACGAACATGGTAAAGGCGGTGGCCGTGTTCCGCAAGGATGCACGCAAGCTAATCCTGCCGAATGAGAGCGAGATCCTGATGCCCATCGAGGACATCTACGGGGTGGCTGATGACGAAGAACGACTGCTTCGGCGATCGGGCTACTACAAGCTGATCATCGACACCACCGACGAGACGGTCAAGTCTCTGTTCAACGCCAAGCTGGAGGAGATCCTGTTCCCAACCAGCTAG